A window of Streptomyces sp. NBC_01224 genomic DNA:
GCGGCCGCGAACACCTTGGCGACATTGCCCCAACGCAGGCCCTTGTCGCCGAATACGTCCGGCTGACCCAGCCGGTTGAGAATGCCTGCCGCCGGCAGGACGGCGATCGGGAGCTGGAGGCTGCGGCCCATCTTCTGGAGACCCTGGAAGAGGCCGTTCCACCACGTCTTCTGGGGAACTGCGGCGCTGCTCGAGCTCATCGGCATCCTCCCGGAACAAGACGCGTTCGGCGGTCGTTGCACACTGGTGTAGACCAGTTGAGGTACGGTGCGTAACCCGCCTGGAAGACAAGGCACCGGTGATCGTCATCATTGAGGACGGTCCAGTCACTCGCTCGCGAAGCTGGGCCAAACGTGCGTTACGGTGACGAAACGGACCCATGGTGGGCCGTCGCATGCATGTGAACAACCAGGGAGAAGGCCATGGCCAGCAAGGCTGAGAAGATCGTCGCCGGGCTCGGCGGTATCGATAACATCGACGAGATCGAAGGCTGCATCACGCGCCTGCGCACCGAGGTCCACGACCCCAGCAAGGTCGACGAAGCCGCGCTCAAGGCCGCCGGAGCCCACGGTGTCGTCAAGATGGGCACCGCGATCCAGGTCGTCATCGGCACCGACGCCGACCCCATCGCCGCCGACATCGAAGACATGATGTGACCAGCCGCCGCACCCCCTGCTGAGCCCAAGCACTCAGCACCACGCAGGCCCTGCCCACCCGGACGGGGCCTGCGGTGCACCCGAACGGCCGCCACCCCCGCACCCGATAAAGTCGACACCATGTCTCGTATCGACGGCCGCACCCCCGAACAGCTCCGCCCCGTCACCATCGAACGCGGATGGAGCAAGCACGCCGAAGGCTCCGTACTCATCTCCTTCGGCGACACCAAGGTCTTCTGCACCGCCTCCGTCACCGAAGGCGTCCCGCGCTGGCGCAAGGGCAGCGGCGAAGGCTGGGTCACCGCCGAATACTCCATGCTGCCCCGCTCCACCAACACCCGCGGCGACCGCGAATCCGTACGC
This region includes:
- a CDS encoding glucose PTS transporter subunit EIIB; translation: MASKAEKIVAGLGGIDNIDEIEGCITRLRTEVHDPSKVDEAALKAAGAHGVVKMGTAIQVVIGTDADPIAADIEDMM